The sequence CGTGGCGCTGCTGATTGCTGGCGTCATGGGCTTTTATTGGTTCTCGGACGAGTCCACTCTGATTCGTGTGCTCGGGCTGCTGGCCGTGGTCGGCGTGGCCGTGGCGATTGGCATGACCACGGCGAAGGGGCATCAGCTGGCGGCCTTTATGGGCAATGCGCGCACCGAGGTGCGCAAGATGGTCTGGCCGACCCGGGTCGAGACCACCCAGACCACGCTGATCGTCATCGCCGTCGTGATCATAATCGGGATCTTCCTCTGGCTCCTGGACATGTTCCTGGGTTGGTCCATCAGTCGCTTCATCGGATAGTCACAGGATTCTCTCCATGGCATTACGCTGGTACGTCGTACAGGCATTCTCGGGCTTCGAGGCCCAGGTGAAGCGGTCGCTGGAGGAGCGCATCGAGCGTTTCGCCATGCAGGACCACTTCGGCCAGATCCTGGTGCCTACCGAAGAGGTCGTCGAGATGAAGGACGGCCAGAAGCGCAAGAGCGAGCGCAAGTTCTTCCCGGGGTATGTCCTCGTGCAGATGGACTTGAACGACGAGGCCTGGCACCTGGTCAAGGCGGTCCCGCGCGTGCTTGGTTTCATCGGTGGCACCGCAGACCGGCCGGCCCCGATCAGCGACAAGGAAGCCGATGCCATCCTGCAGCGCATGCAGGAAGGCGCCGAGAAGCCGCGCCCGAAGG comes from Thioalkalivibrio sp. ALJ12 and encodes:
- the nusG gene encoding transcription termination/antitermination protein NusG — protein: MALRWYVVQAFSGFEAQVKRSLEERIERFAMQDHFGQILVPTEEVVEMKDGQKRKSERKFFPGYVLVQMDLNDEAWHLVKAVPRVLGFIGGTADRPAPISDKEADAILQRMQEGAEKPRPKVLFEVGEMVRVIDGPFNDFNGVVEEVNYEKSRLLVAVQIFGRSTPVELEFHQVEKT
- the secE gene encoding preprotein translocase subunit SecE; translation: MSEQSEQTGGLDTFKLAVAVALLIAGVMGFYWFSDESTLIRVLGLLAVVGVAVAIGMTTAKGHQLAAFMGNARTEVRKMVWPTRVETTQTTLIVIAVVIIIGIFLWLLDMFLGWSISRFIG